The sequence GTGATTGTCCAGAAATTAGTCGCTGGATTCACGCTAATCGAAAGCGGTGGTGATTTATGGACTATGGCTATACGAAGTAAACATTCTTTGGAATTCACTCCACATTATGgtaatatttatatttgaaaCTTTTTCACTTTTAGTTTTTGTCAGTtagattaaattttaaataactttATTGAGTGTGAATTCTTTTTTAAACAGGCTATATTGGAGAACCTACTTGTTTTACgatcaaattatattataatggTACAATGGAAACTAGTTTCCAGAAGAAATCATACAAAGGTGGGAGTGTTGAATTTTTTCGATTACGTTGATTTAGACAAGATAGGTTTGATTGAACTTTGGGGATATGCGGAGGAGGTCGGATGTACGGAGAAAGCTAAATTCAGATTTTGGCACAAATTTGGAAAAACATTGAATATTGGGAGATATTTGGACAATGACGAGACTGTTCTTGATATTATGAATCATATTCCTAGAAACTTTGAAGTAGAAATTTATATAGAACATGTTGATTGCGTTACAATTAATCAGATAGATGCGACTGTTGGTTTAGAGAAAACAGGACTTGACTTAGTGATAAGTGGTAGCCAGAGTGAGGATGATATTAGTTCAAACAATGATGAAGATACAGATGAATTTTGTGAAAGTGAGTTTGACTTTGAGGAAGACGATCAATTGTTTGACAATTTTGTTGATACGAGCATTCAAATTTCAGAGAAGGAAAATTTAGGAACTCGAGAAGATATTTCTATTGAGTTGCTGTCAAGAATGCAACAAGATGAAGGAGACGATGATTGTGCAAATAGTGGTGATATGGGAAGTGCTACTGATTCAGAAGATGATGATTCAAACAGATTTCTAGCTTATGACCCAAATGTAGATTCAAAAAATCCTGATTTGAAGCTTGGTATGATATTCAGTTCGAAAAAAGAGGCAAAGTTTGCTATCGAAAGTCATTGTATAAGACGAGGGATGATGATAAAGTTTGTGAAGAATGATAAGAGCAGGCTATGAGTTCGGTGCAGAAATGAAGGTTGTGGATGGGCTATTCTTGTGTCAAAAATGAATAAAGATTCTTGTTGGCAAGTAAAGACATTTGAATCTGAGCACAATAATTGTTATtggaattataaaaataaaaccatCTACTCAAGTTGGTTGGCCAAAACCTTTGCGAagaaattcaaatcaaattctaaGTTGGGGAGTAAAGAGTTCAGGCAAGAGCTATGCGATACTTTGAAGACAAGTATTACAAAGAAACAAGCTTATCTTGCAAAGGGAAAATCACTTAAGATAGTGGAAGGCAGTATAGAAGAACAATTTAGCAGGATGAGAAATTATTGTGCTGAATTAAAGAGGTCTGATGAAGGTGCTTCAGTGATTCTAAAGTTGACAGAAGATGATGTTAGTCCAAGATTTCAAagactttatgtttgtttttctGCTTGCAAAGAAGGTTTTAAAGAGGGATGTAGGCCTGCGGTTGGTGTGGATGGTTGTTTTCTAAAGAGCAAGAATGAGGGGCAGTTATTATCAGCAGTTGGGCTAGATCCAAACAATAACATATTCCCTATTGCTTATGCCATGGTTGAAAGAGAGACGAAAGACAGTTGGATATGGTTTTTACAACTTTTGGACAATGATATTGTTTTTGAGGATCAACATGCTTGGACATTCATGTCTGACAATCAAAAAGGCTTGGTTCCTGCCTTTGAGCAATTGTTTCCAAATGCTGAGAATAGATTCTGTGTTAGGCACCTCCATAGCAACATGAAACACGATGGCTTTAGAGGTGTAGCGATTAAGAATGCTCTTTGGGCCGCTGCGAGAGCAACAAGAGTTGAAGTATTCAATAAACGAATGGAACAGTTGAAGAAAATTGATGAAAATGCCTATAAGTGGTTGGCGAAAAAACCTGAACATCACTGGTCCAAGTCATATTTCAGCACTGTTCCAAAATATGACATACTTCTTAACAATATGTGTGAATGCTTCAACAGCTTCATATTGGATGCAAGAGAAAAACCTATCATTCCGATGTTCAAAGCAATAAGAAATTTGTTGATGGTTAGATTTCAAAAGAACAGGGCAAAGGCTGAGAAATGGAATGGTGTAATATGTCCCAAAATTAAGGCCGTGTTGTCAAAATATTATTTGGAAGCATCTGGATATAGTCTCATGATGTCTGACGAGACACACTATCATATCTCGGGGCCAGACCAACAACACTCTGTGGACCTATCGAGGATGACTTGCAGTTGTCGAAAATGGGATTTGACAGGAATTCCTTGCTCGCATGCCATCTGTGCTATTTGGTGCAACAGAAAAGATCCAGAATCTTATGTACATCGTTATTACAGTGTCGAGACGTACAAACGAAGTTATTCGAGACCAATCATGCCCACTAATGGACCAGATTTGTGGCCTGCATGTCATTTAACCCCTCCGTTGCCACCGTTTAAAGAAAAAGTTGGGAGGCCAGCAAAATTGAGAAGGCGGGATCCAGATGAATTACCGGCTTTGAACCAAACAAAGCTAAAAGGTTTGAAACGAAATAACAAATGCAGGAGTTGTGGCGAGATTGGTCATAATCAGAGGAGTTGCAAGAGACCTAAATCTAGTGATGTAGATGTAGCGGCGCACCAAAATGAAGGGATAGAACATGAATCAGCACCTCAAGAATGTAATGAAATGGAAATAGGTCTAGCTACACAATGCAGCAGCACGATATCAGTTGCAGGTGGAAGAATCCTTCCCACCAAGAAGGTAGCACATGATGAGTTGGTTTCAAACAACAGAAAAAAACTACaggttattaaattttatgcaTTTTAAAGCAGAATACTATGTGTTCTGTCATCTGTGTGCcatattaatgtttttttttaaatctacaTTATTGTTTACAGGTTAAACGTAAGAGTGCAAGTGGACTAAAGATTAAAAACAATTCTACCACTATATCATCAGTCCATGTAAGTGAAATGAATTGTCTATGATTTTTTTGTTCTTGTCGGATACATTTTAGTTTtgtaaattttatgttttaggTTAATCACATATTCAACAAACCAGATCATGTAATTGTCAAAGGTGGAAAGAACTTTGTGACGGTAGCGGGACTACGAGCTTCATTAACtgaccaagaaaaaaaaaacacaagcaTATTCATCAAGAGTTGCAAAGGAGAAGAGTGCCTCTTCATCAATGAAAGCATCCACTAACAAGTAgtaatattttaattgttataAGTTTGTTATGGGTATGTTGGATTTATTATCGTCATTTTTGTTACTCAATGGGATGTGACGATCTTCTTGTTATTTGGGTAGGACAACTTTTTATTGGTGGATATCAATATGGTCATTTTGGCATGTggtgatgttttttttttttcttttttggacaaaattttgttggtgaattttatgttttatgttaTGGTGCATATTAATATTGCTAATGAAGGTCATCATTTTTCAAATCATATTATATATCTCTactctaatattttttttaaaatataaacatattattatctataTTAAAGGAACAACATGATGAATTAAAAGATAAAAGGCTTCCAAGGAAACGTAAATACCTATAGATTTGGCACAATGAACTCATCATTGTGTTTATCACAATATTGTATaccttttattttatatttgttaATATAAAGATATTATCTAAAACAACGCACGACATGATGATtgtaaaagtaaaaaaattcaaatgaaaTATAAACAATTGTATGTTAATACAAATGGACAGTAGTAATAGCAAATCTAATCTATCAAGTGCAAAAGAGTCAAATATACCATTTATCTCTTCAGATATTTCTGCAACTCTTAGCGTGTGATTGCGATTCTCAAGTGTTAAATTTTATTGGGCATCTAATAACTCGGCTATTTTTCAGATTTTGTTATTGAACAGTTGAACTTGAACCACAACCAGAAGTTGGAAAATTCTTGCCACCAGTGGGAAATTAAGCATTTGGAGGTTGTTTCTCCATATATATATCCCAAAAGCTTTCAATGCTTCTTTCTTGCTCCAAATGGCTTACCATTTACGCAAATTAACCCGCGTCTCATTAATAAGCACATCCAAAAAAGGAGTTAGTAAGTTGCAGATTTAATACACCAATCGATCCTACAACATTATGAGAGCCAAACTACCAGCAAAGTCTTGTaatagaagagaagaaaaaaattgaattaaaagaaaCAACAGTTTTATCTACATTACTTCATTCAATTTTTTACGTAAAATTAGATATATTTGTAGAAGGACATACAAAGCCTGATGTGAACGAGTAGCAAAGCAAGTCGCGAACGAAGCTGTTAGGTGGTGAGTTGGCGAGGACGTATCGTTGCTGGAAACGTGTAATCCACCCTAAAATTGTCGAATTCTAATGTATATTTGAGCATTTACAGCTTTCATTTGGGCGAATATGGGAGGAATCGTGACAAATCGAGAAGAGGATAGATGAGTTTAGGATGCTTGAATCTAATTTTGGGATAAAAAATGTCATGCGCAGAGCATGTGATGAATTCCCGTCAATAATAACGCCTGGACAAACGGCGGGGATGAAAATGGGACATGTTTTGAAAGGTGGGGGACTAATTTGGCACATGGAAAAGAAGAGGGACCAAGTTGGGACAAAGCCCAAACTAGAGGGACGAAATCAGGTTTTTTCCCTACATTTTCTATTACAAATTGAATGTGTTACttcgtttttttttaatattaatatatatagttttgttgCATGTGTTTTACTCGGATGTccaatttgtttgttttttttttcaaaaaaagttTTTGAGATGTTCGTGCAAACATCTCATGAAATGTCACATCAGTATTAAATGTTTTTGAAACGTTCGCACAAATACATCTCACGTCTCATTTATATTACCGTGCGTAACAaaactctctctatatatattctTTAGTTGCATGATTATATGTATGACAAGCTTTTATCCGAGTCTGATTCTGAATTCAAAAAAACAAGCTAAGGTGTCGATCTCGTAAATAGAAGGAAGGaaaattgaaaaagaaaagaagaaaagagtcCCCATCTTTTGGTCCTTTTTATTGTATCAATCATTTGAAATTTGCTTTATTCTTTGCTTTCtttaatcacaaaataataataccaaagatgataataataattaaaaacaaaacaaaacaaaacaagaagaagcTACTCTTAAATCCCAATTCCTCTAAACACAAACATAACATGTACATAGTTCACTCTTCAGTCTTCACCTTCCTTTTCAGGCTTTGGTAACTGTTGATGTTTCTTCTCTTTCTTCCTAACTTCTCACATAATTACAATGTCTTAATAATGACTCCACCAACATTTATGAGCCAAAAAATCCCATAAAATTGACACATTTTGATTGAAAACATTTTAAGTTGGAAGATGTCATATATAAATGTAATTAGGCTAGCTCACCATTTGTAATTGCTTCAAATAAATCTTTATTTCAATCTGTGTTTCTTGTGATATTTTGACGGATCAACTACTTTTCTCTCGTTTCTTTTTGGTACCCATTTTGAGTCCTTTTGTACCAATGAAGTATGCATATTTTATGCACCTTAAATATTGTTGTTACTTTCCAAAAAAGAAAAAGCAATCTAACTTCTTCAAATTTATCAATCCACCTTTATCCCTTGTACCAGTAAAAGATACAAGACAACTTAGCTTTGTTTCACATGCATTCACCTTTAACACAAATTTTCTTTAAAACAACTTTAGCATTCAaaactaacaacaacaaggaaaGCACAAACACACTTCACACTTTCATCTCTTATTAAAACTCAAACTTCCCATGCACATACTCAGTACTGCTCAAGATCATGAAACTCAGAAACTTAATCTACCTAGTTTTTCCATCATCAAGAAAATAGCACAACATCCTTAGAAACAAGCCTGACGTTTTCGAATTATCTTGtgaattcaaaatcttgaaacaaCCATGAGAAGTGGAGGATACACACTTCAGCAATCTCTAAGCCCTGAATCGGCGGCTGTTGTTAAGCAAGCGATTGGTTTTGCTCGAAGGAGGGGACATGCACAAGTTACCCCTCTTCATGTGGCAAGTACTATGCTTGCTTCATCCACATGTTTGCTGAAAAGGGCTTGCCTTAAATCCAATTCTCATCCACTACAGTGTAGGGCACTTGAACTTTGCTTCAATGTTGCTCTGAATCGGCTTCCTACCGCTGTTTCCAGCCCTCTTTCAAACCCTCATTCTCATTTTCCGTCTCTCTCTAATGCCCTTATCGCGGCCTTTAAAAGAGCTCAAGCGCACCAGCGTCGTGGCTCGATTGAAAACCAGCAGCAGCAGCCAATTTTAGCACTCAAAATCGAGATTGAACAGCTGATCATTTCGATTTTAGATGATCCTAGCATTAGTCGAGTCATGAGGGAAGCTGGATTTTCGAGCACGCAAGTGAAAATCAATGTGGAGCAGGCTGTTTCCTTAGAGATTTGTAGGTCTAAGAGTCCAGTTCTAAGTTGTCCCTCCAAGGAAATTACCAAATCCTTGGTTCTTGGAAACGGTCTGTCACTCGGCAGAACCGAAAATTTGGCCAAGAACGACGACGTGACGAGTGTTTTCGAGGCACTGATGAACAAGAAAACAAGAAACACTGTCATTGTTAGTGAGTGTTCATCTACTGCTGAGAGGATTGTTAGGAAAGTGATCGATAAGTTCGACAGGAGAGACGTTCCTAGTGGCATGAAGTCCGTGCAATTCATAAGTGTCCCACTTTTTACGCTacaaaacatctcaaaacaagagtttgaagtgaAGCTTGGAGAGCTGAGGTCCATTGTAAAAGCTTATGTGAATACCGGGGCGGTTTTGTACTTGGGAAATCTCGATTGGGTTTCTGAGTTCTGGTGTAATTATAGAGAGCAAAGCAAAGGCTTTTACTCATGCCCTGTGGAGTATATGATGATGGAACTTAGCAGATTAATCAATGGAGTTGGGGAAAACAGAAG comes from Henckelia pumila isolate YLH828 chromosome 4, ASM3356847v2, whole genome shotgun sequence and encodes:
- the LOC140867472 gene encoding uncharacterized protein isoform X2, with the protein product MIKKLVAGFTLIESGGDLWTMAIRSKHSLEFTPHYGYIGEPTCFTIKLYYNGTMETSFQKKSYKEKENLGTREDISIELLSRMQQDEGDDDCANSGDMGSATDSEDDDSNRFLAYDPNVDSKNPDLKLGMIFSSKKEAKFAIESHCIRRGMMIKFVKNDKSRL
- the LOC140867472 gene encoding uncharacterized protein isoform X3 — protein: MAIRSKHSLEFTPHYGYIGEPTCFTIKLYYNGTMETSFQKKSYKEKENLGTREDISIELLSRMQQDEGDDDCANSGDMGSATDSEDDDSNRFLAYDPNVDSKNPDLKLGMIFSSKKEAKFAIESHCIRRGMMIKFVKNDKSRL
- the LOC140867472 gene encoding uncharacterized protein isoform X1, which translates into the protein MAILENLLVLRSNYIIMVQWKLVSRRNHTKVGVLNFFDYVDLDKIGLIELWGYAEEVGCTEKAKFRFWHKFGKTLNIGRYLDNDETVLDIMNHIPRNFEVEIYIEHVDCVTINQIDATVGLEKTGLDLVISGSQSEDDISSNNDEDTDEFCESEFDFEEDDQLFDNFVDTSIQISEKENLGTREDISIELLSRMQQDEGDDDCANSGDMGSATDSEDDDSNRFLAYDPNVDSKNPDLKLGMIFSSKKEAKFAIESHCIRRGMMIKFVKNDKSRL
- the LOC140861778 gene encoding uncharacterized protein, with the protein product MNKDSCWQVKTFESEHNNCYWNYKNKTIYSSWLAKTFAKKFKSNSKLGSKEFRQELCDTLKTSITKKQAYLAKGKSLKIVEGSIEEQFSRMRNYCAELKRSDEGASVILKLTEDDVSPRFQRLYVCFSACKEGFKEGCRPAVGVDGCFLKSKNEGQLLSAVGLDPNNNIFPIAYAMVERETKDSWIWFLQLLDNDIVFEDQHAWTFMSDNQKGLVPAFEQLFPNAENRFCVRHLHSNMKHDGFRGVAIKNALWAAARATRVEVFNKRMEQLKKIDENAYKWLAKKPEHHWSKSYFSTVPKYDILLNNMCECFNSFILDAREKPIIPMFKAIRNLLMVRFQKNRAKAEKWNGVICPKIKAVLSKYYLEASGYSLMMSDETHYHISGPDQQHSVDLSRMTCSCRKWDLTGIPCSHAICAIWCNRKDPESYVHRYYSVETYKRSYSRPIMPTNGPDLWPACHLTPPLPPFKEKVGRPAKLRRRDPDELPALNQTKLKGLKRNNKCRSCGEIGHNQRSCKRPKSSDVDVAAHQNEGIEHESAPQECNEMEIGLATQCSSTISVAGGRILPTKKVAHDELVSNNRKKLQVKRKSASGLKIKNNSTTISSVHVNHIFNKPDHVIVKGGKNFVTVAGLRASLTDQEKKNTSIFIKSCKGEECLFINESIH